The segment GGAAGGACTTTTGCATGGGATGGAAAGTATATAGAATCAGAAGAAGAACTTTTAAATGCACTAAAAAGAGCTCCTTATTATGATGATATTTATTTGGCTCTTTTAGATATGTATTGGTGGTCTTTTCAAAGTGAAAAGGCTGAATTAATTTTTGAAAAGGCAAAAAAGAATAACATTAAAAATGATGAAGTTGCTTATAAGATGGCTAGAGCTAGTTTGTTAATGGAAGATGAAATGAAAGCGAATAGTTTAATAGACAGTATATTATTGAAAAACCCTACAAATAAGGAGTATATAAAACTTAAGAATTCTTTAAAATGATTAAAAAACAACTAACATCAATCACAATCTTGATCGTAATTCTACTTTTTACGAATCAATTGTGTTCACAGGAAAAAATATTTAAAGGAAATCCAGATACAGCTTTTAAAACAGCTAGAGACTTAGCTTTTAATGGTAAAAGAAAACAAGCACAAGATTCATTAAAACTTATATTAACAAAGTATCCAGCCTATTTAGACATTCGTTCTTTTTTGGCTAGTACGTATTCTTGGGATGGAAATTATAACCTAGCAAGAATAGCGTTTTCTAAGGTTTTAAATACAGACCCAAAAAGAAAAACGGATTGGATAGCAGCTGTAAATAATGAGTTATGGGCAGAAAAACCTTTTAAAGCTTCGGAATTAATAAGAAAAGGGTTAATTCATTTTGAAAACGATCCAGATTTATTACAGTTAAAAGCAAAATCAGAATTTAATGCAGGTAATAAAGAAGAGGCTTTTGTAACAATAAGTGGTGTCTTAAAATTATATCCAGAAAATAAAAAAGCAAAAGAATATAAGAATTCAATAAACAATTTACTGAGCTTTAATTCTATAGGAATCAGTTATGCTATAGATGTATATAACAAGAATGAAAGAGACGCAATGCATTATAGTACACTGCAGTACACTAGACAGACAAAATATGGAAGTATCACAGGGAAATTAAATTATTCTAATAGGTTTACAACTAATAACTATCAATATGAACTCGATTTATACCCAAGAATTACAAATGGCTTATATGGGTATGTAAGTGGGGGTATTTCTAACAGTTCTTTATATCCTAGCCTAAGGTATGGTGCAGAATTATACAAGTCTTTGCCAAAAAGTTTTGAAGCTTCTTTAGGAATAAGAGGATTAAAATACACAACAACTACTATTATTTATACGGGCTCTATTGGTTGGTATACAGGAAATAGTTATTGGGTTCTTAGATCCTATGTTACTCCAGGAGATCCTGGAACAAGCAAATCTGGAGCGTTGCAATACAGAAAATACAGAAGTGATGCAGAAAATTATTTTAGTATTGGCTTTGGTTTTGGAGTTTCTCCAGAAGTAGAGCGTTTTGTAGCAAATGTTGATCAACAAACAATTTTTCAGTTAGCTTCTCAAAAAATTAATTTTGGATATTTTTTTAGTACTAAAAATAAGAAAAATGCTTGGGGTTTTACAACCGATTT is part of the Polaribacter sp. SA4-10 genome and harbors:
- a CDS encoding YaiO family outer membrane beta-barrel protein, which codes for MIKKQLTSITILIVILLFTNQLCSQEKIFKGNPDTAFKTARDLAFNGKRKQAQDSLKLILTKYPAYLDIRSFLASTYSWDGNYNLARIAFSKVLNTDPKRKTDWIAAVNNELWAEKPFKASELIRKGLIHFENDPDLLQLKAKSEFNAGNKEEAFVTISGVLKLYPENKKAKEYKNSINNLLSFNSIGISYAIDVYNKNERDAMHYSTLQYTRQTKYGSITGKLNYSNRFTTNNYQYELDLYPRITNGLYGYVSGGISNSSLYPSLRYGAELYKSLPKSFEASLGIRGLKYTTTTIIYTGSIGWYTGNSYWVLRSYVTPGDPGTSKSGALQYRKYRSDAENYFSIGFGFGVSPEVERFVANVDQQTIFQLASQKINFGYFFSTKNKKNAWGFTTDLYREEKPFSKGDFFLYAAFGVSYNVKFK